In Vitis vinifera cultivar Pinot Noir 40024 chromosome 11, ASM3070453v1, a genomic segment contains:
- the LOC100251391 gene encoding VIN3-like protein 2 isoform X1, with product MDSSSEGIVYDPSKINKLSMEEKRELVYAVSKWSRGGPEMLQSWSRQEILQILCAEMGKERKYTGLTKLKIIEHLLRVVSEKNSVEQEVVTNHEINHESQPSAATNQRTSKRQRKADHPSRLPVAANNHSISNGDGDLGNAIYCKNLACRANLSREYEFCKRCSCCICHQYDDNKDPSLWLTCSSDPPFQGVSCGMSCHLECAFKHEKSGIAKDGRHVRLDGSFYCVSCGKVNDMLGCWRKQLMMAKETRRVDILCYRVSLSQKLLNGTKKYQKLYEIVEEAVKKLEAEVGPLTGLPVKTARGIVNRLSSGPEVQRLCALALESLDSVLSNSHPRPAPGPKIQDAGLVAPSIRFEDVCSTSLTVILGSEDSSTDNVISYKLWHRKSNDLEYPAEPACTMLAPNKRFTFSDLTPSTEYVFKVVSFQDTRELGMGEVQFSTSSSGDDIPKSLVAERSQSPATNCSSLSNPSSVEDETNNVTPYHDQNENREDNYPGYCKGTDKTVSTNLSNEATNCTGTDQEGNPADSVFVSDDERDLRVVVSMPKVLKPDNKTSLECQIIEEMSTDKEANTPVRTGMECVPFVGSSEAGLPITPCKLEIFKDGLGRNGRPKPSTMDLDDGSGKGDEPQAGSSSKKRSAERQDEECAANGPSDRDFEYYVKVIRWLECEGHVEKNFRQKFLTWYSLRATPQEVRIVKVFVDTLIEDPASLAEQLIDTFSETISSKRSSVVPAGFCMKLWH from the exons ATGGATTCTTCTTCTGAGG GCATTGTGTATGATCCATCAAAAATCAATAAGTTGAGTATGGAGGAAAAGAGAGAACTTGTCTATGCAGTCTCAAAGTGGTCACGTGGTGGCCCTGAAATGCTACAGTCATGGAGCCGTCAGGAGATTTTACAGATCCTGTGTGCAGAGAtgggaaaagaaaggaaatataCCGGCTTGACAAAGTTGAAAATTATAGAACACCTTCTAAGAGTTGTTTCTGAAAAGAATTCAGTGGAGCAAGAGGTGGTTACAAACCATGAAATAAATCATGAATCACAGCCTTCAGCTGCAACTAACCAAAGAACTTCCAAGAGGCAACGGAAAGCTGATCACCCTTCTCGATTACCTGTTGCGGCAAACAATCATTCAATCagtaatggtgatggtgattTAGGCAATGCTATATACTGCAAAAACTTAGCTTGCAGAGCTAACTTAAGTCGAGAATATGAATTTTGCAAGAGGTGTTCATGCTGCATTTGTCATCAATACGATGACAACAAGGATCCTAGCTTGTGGTTAACTTGCAGCTCGGATCCTCCCTTTCAAGGTGTTTCCTGTGGCATGTCATGTCATCTTGAATGTGCttttaaacatgaaaaatcTGGCATTGCAAAGGATGGGCGGCATGTGAGACTAGATGGGAGCTTTTATTGTGTATCTTGTGGGAAAGTGAATGATATGCTCGG ATGCTGGAGAaaacaattgatgatggcaaaAGAAACCAGAAGAGTGGACATACTATGTTACCGAGTCTCCTTGAGCCAAAAGCTTCTGAATGGAACAAAAAAGTACCAGAAGCTTTACGAAATTGTTGAGGAAGCTGTCAAGAAGCTTGAAGCAGAAGTGGGTCCTTTAACTGGTCTACCTGTAAAAACAGCACGGGGCATCGTTAATAGGCTTTCTTCTGGCCCAGAGGTTCAGAGGCTGTGTGCCCTTGCATTGGAGTCACTGGATTCCGTGCTCTCAAACTCTCACCCGCGTCCAGCACCCGGCCCTAAGATCCAAG ATGCCGGTTTGGTAGCTCCAAGCATCAGATTTGAAGATGTCTGCTCAACATCTCTCACTGTGATTTTGGGTTCAGAAGATTCATCGACAGACAATGTGATCAGTTACAAATTATGGCATCGCAAGTCTAACGATTTGGAGTATCCTGCCGAACCTGCTTGTACTATGTTGGCACCCAACAAGAGGTTTACATTCTCTGATTTAACTCCATCCACAGAGTATGTTTTCAAGGTCGTTTCCTTCCAGGACACAAGAGAGTTAGGCATGGGTGAAGTTCAGTTCTCGACAAGCAGCAGTGGAGATGACATCCCAAAGAGTTTGGTAGCAGAGAGGAGTCAAAGCCCCGCCACCAACTGTAGCAGCCTATCCAATCCTTCCTCTGTGGAAGACGAAACTAATAACGTTACTCCCTACCATGACCAGAATGAGAATAGGGAGGACAATTATCCGGGTTACTGCAAGGGCACTGACAAAACTGTTTCTACAAATCTGTCTAATGAAGCAACGAACTGCACTGGCACTGATCAAGAAGGAAACCCAGCAGATTCAGTTTTTGTGTCAGATGATGAACGCGATCTGAGGGTTGTTGTCTCAATGCCTAAAGTCCTCAAACCTGACAACAAGACCTCACTCGAATGCCAGATCATAGAGGAGATGAGCACTGATAAGGAGGCAAATACTCCTGTTCGGACTGGCATGGAATGCGTGCCCTTCGTGGGTAGCTCGGAAGCTGGCCTGCCCATTACTCCCTGCAAGCTGGAAATCTTCAAGGACGGTCTGGGGAGGAATGGGAGGCCTAAACCCAGCACCATGGATCTGGACGATGGGTCTGGAAAGGGAGACGAGCCCCAAGCTGGCAGCTCATCAAAGAAACGAAGCGCAGAAAGACAGGATGAGGAATGTGCGGCGAATGGACCTTCTGACAGGGACTTTGAGTACTACGTCAAGGTGATCAGATGGTTGGAATGCGAGGGTCACGTCGAGAAGAACTTCAGGCAGAAGTTCTTGACCTGGTACAGCTTGAGAGCAACTCCACAGGAGGTCAGAATTGTGAAGGTGTTTGTTGATACTCTCATCGAAGATCCAGCATCACTTGCAGAGCAGCTCATCGATACCTTCTCGGAGACCATCTCAAGCAAGAGATCATCTGTCGTGCCTGCCGGCTTCTGTATGAAGCTGTGGCATTGA
- the LOC100261636 gene encoding uncharacterized protein LOC100261636: protein MADRDRGRDRDRDREIREKDRRRDKEERDRDRDRSVKDRDRSKRSRTPDRIRSRHARSRTRSPDTHRSRSRSADRSRRRHRSHRTPSPSPPRKRHRRGEDEEKERQRAAVVSDFVDGIAKEQQKQRGTSEGGDVGGGDAEMDADEIELMKKMGIPCTFDSTKGKPVPGADVSGVRSVTKRLPRQYMNRRGGFNRPLPAERNR, encoded by the coding sequence ATGGCCGACCGAGACAGAGGCCGTGACCGTGACCGAGACCGAGAGATCCGAGAAAAGGATCGGAGACGAGACAAAGAAGAACGTGACCGTGACCGCGATCGCAGCGTTAAAGACCGCGACCGCAGCAAGAGGTCCCGTACGCCGGACCGCATCAGGTCGCGGCACGCGCGCTCCCGCACTCGCTCTCCGGACACTCACCGCTCGCGGTCCCGCTCCGCGGACAGGTCGCGACGGCGGCACCGCAGCCACCGCACGCCCTCGCCTTCCCCGCCGCGGAAGCGCCACAGGCGGGGGGAGGACGAGGAGAAGGAGCGGCAGCGGGCCGCGGTGGTCTCCGACTTTGTTGACGGCATCGCGAAGGAGCAGCAGAAGCAGCGGGGCACATCGGAGGGCGGCGACGTCGGCGGCGGAGATGCGGAGATGGATGCGGATGAGATCGAGTTGATGAAGAAGATGGGGATTCCGTGCACGTTCGATTCGACGAAGGGGAAGCCGGTTCCGGGGGCGGATGTGAGCGGAGTGAGGTCGGTGACGAAGCGGCTGCCGAGGCAGTATATGAACCGGAGGGGTGGGTTCAATCGGCCATTGCCGGCAGAACGGAACCGctag
- the LOC100251391 gene encoding VIN3-like protein 2 isoform X2, translating into MEEKRELVYAVSKWSRGGPEMLQSWSRQEILQILCAEMGKERKYTGLTKLKIIEHLLRVVSEKNSVEQEVVTNHEINHESQPSAATNQRTSKRQRKADHPSRLPVAANNHSISNGDGDLGNAIYCKNLACRANLSREYEFCKRCSCCICHQYDDNKDPSLWLTCSSDPPFQGVSCGMSCHLECAFKHEKSGIAKDGRHVRLDGSFYCVSCGKVNDMLGCWRKQLMMAKETRRVDILCYRVSLSQKLLNGTKKYQKLYEIVEEAVKKLEAEVGPLTGLPVKTARGIVNRLSSGPEVQRLCALALESLDSVLSNSHPRPAPGPKIQDAGLVAPSIRFEDVCSTSLTVILGSEDSSTDNVISYKLWHRKSNDLEYPAEPACTMLAPNKRFTFSDLTPSTEYVFKVVSFQDTRELGMGEVQFSTSSSGDDIPKSLVAERSQSPATNCSSLSNPSSVEDETNNVTPYHDQNENREDNYPGYCKGTDKTVSTNLSNEATNCTGTDQEGNPADSVFVSDDERDLRVVVSMPKVLKPDNKTSLECQIIEEMSTDKEANTPVRTGMECVPFVGSSEAGLPITPCKLEIFKDGLGRNGRPKPSTMDLDDGSGKGDEPQAGSSSKKRSAERQDEECAANGPSDRDFEYYVKVIRWLECEGHVEKNFRQKFLTWYSLRATPQEVRIVKVFVDTLIEDPASLAEQLIDTFSETISSKRSSVVPAGFCMKLWH; encoded by the exons ATGGAGGAAAAGAGAGAACTTGTCTATGCAGTCTCAAAGTGGTCACGTGGTGGCCCTGAAATGCTACAGTCATGGAGCCGTCAGGAGATTTTACAGATCCTGTGTGCAGAGAtgggaaaagaaaggaaatataCCGGCTTGACAAAGTTGAAAATTATAGAACACCTTCTAAGAGTTGTTTCTGAAAAGAATTCAGTGGAGCAAGAGGTGGTTACAAACCATGAAATAAATCATGAATCACAGCCTTCAGCTGCAACTAACCAAAGAACTTCCAAGAGGCAACGGAAAGCTGATCACCCTTCTCGATTACCTGTTGCGGCAAACAATCATTCAATCagtaatggtgatggtgattTAGGCAATGCTATATACTGCAAAAACTTAGCTTGCAGAGCTAACTTAAGTCGAGAATATGAATTTTGCAAGAGGTGTTCATGCTGCATTTGTCATCAATACGATGACAACAAGGATCCTAGCTTGTGGTTAACTTGCAGCTCGGATCCTCCCTTTCAAGGTGTTTCCTGTGGCATGTCATGTCATCTTGAATGTGCttttaaacatgaaaaatcTGGCATTGCAAAGGATGGGCGGCATGTGAGACTAGATGGGAGCTTTTATTGTGTATCTTGTGGGAAAGTGAATGATATGCTCGG ATGCTGGAGAaaacaattgatgatggcaaaAGAAACCAGAAGAGTGGACATACTATGTTACCGAGTCTCCTTGAGCCAAAAGCTTCTGAATGGAACAAAAAAGTACCAGAAGCTTTACGAAATTGTTGAGGAAGCTGTCAAGAAGCTTGAAGCAGAAGTGGGTCCTTTAACTGGTCTACCTGTAAAAACAGCACGGGGCATCGTTAATAGGCTTTCTTCTGGCCCAGAGGTTCAGAGGCTGTGTGCCCTTGCATTGGAGTCACTGGATTCCGTGCTCTCAAACTCTCACCCGCGTCCAGCACCCGGCCCTAAGATCCAAG ATGCCGGTTTGGTAGCTCCAAGCATCAGATTTGAAGATGTCTGCTCAACATCTCTCACTGTGATTTTGGGTTCAGAAGATTCATCGACAGACAATGTGATCAGTTACAAATTATGGCATCGCAAGTCTAACGATTTGGAGTATCCTGCCGAACCTGCTTGTACTATGTTGGCACCCAACAAGAGGTTTACATTCTCTGATTTAACTCCATCCACAGAGTATGTTTTCAAGGTCGTTTCCTTCCAGGACACAAGAGAGTTAGGCATGGGTGAAGTTCAGTTCTCGACAAGCAGCAGTGGAGATGACATCCCAAAGAGTTTGGTAGCAGAGAGGAGTCAAAGCCCCGCCACCAACTGTAGCAGCCTATCCAATCCTTCCTCTGTGGAAGACGAAACTAATAACGTTACTCCCTACCATGACCAGAATGAGAATAGGGAGGACAATTATCCGGGTTACTGCAAGGGCACTGACAAAACTGTTTCTACAAATCTGTCTAATGAAGCAACGAACTGCACTGGCACTGATCAAGAAGGAAACCCAGCAGATTCAGTTTTTGTGTCAGATGATGAACGCGATCTGAGGGTTGTTGTCTCAATGCCTAAAGTCCTCAAACCTGACAACAAGACCTCACTCGAATGCCAGATCATAGAGGAGATGAGCACTGATAAGGAGGCAAATACTCCTGTTCGGACTGGCATGGAATGCGTGCCCTTCGTGGGTAGCTCGGAAGCTGGCCTGCCCATTACTCCCTGCAAGCTGGAAATCTTCAAGGACGGTCTGGGGAGGAATGGGAGGCCTAAACCCAGCACCATGGATCTGGACGATGGGTCTGGAAAGGGAGACGAGCCCCAAGCTGGCAGCTCATCAAAGAAACGAAGCGCAGAAAGACAGGATGAGGAATGTGCGGCGAATGGACCTTCTGACAGGGACTTTGAGTACTACGTCAAGGTGATCAGATGGTTGGAATGCGAGGGTCACGTCGAGAAGAACTTCAGGCAGAAGTTCTTGACCTGGTACAGCTTGAGAGCAACTCCACAGGAGGTCAGAATTGTGAAGGTGTTTGTTGATACTCTCATCGAAGATCCAGCATCACTTGCAGAGCAGCTCATCGATACCTTCTCGGAGACCATCTCAAGCAAGAGATCATCTGTCGTGCCTGCCGGCTTCTGTATGAAGCTGTGGCATTGA
- the LOC100256536 gene encoding ribulose bisphosphate carboxylase small subunit, chloroplastic 3 produces the protein MAAGILSGPVTSFGYVGLKPHQPKLFPAKDSVAWSRKTVSNGSKTHCMKTWNPINNKKFETLSYLPPLSDDSIAKEIDYMLKKGWIPCLEFDEVGYVFRKNSQIPGYYDGRYWTLWKLPMFGCNDASQVLNEIHECKKTYPNAYIRCLAFDNEHQGQCMAFVIQKPTCS, from the exons ATGGCAGCTGGAATCCTCTCAGGTCCGGTCACAAGTTTCGGCTATGTTGGGTTGAAGCCCCACCAGCCCAAGCTGTTTCCGGCAAAGGATTCGGTTGCATGGAGCCGGAAAACTGTGTCAAATGGTTCTAAAACTCATTGCATGAAG ACATGGAATCCAATCAATAACAAGAAGTTTGAGACGCTCTCTTATCTTCCTCCTCTCTCTGATGACTCGATTGCAAAGGAGATAGACTACATGCTCAAAAAGGGTTGGATCCCTTGCCTTGAATTTGACGAA GTGGGATATGTATTTAGGAAGAACAGCCAGATTCCAGGCTACTACGACGGGAGGTATTGGACATTGTGGAAGCTGCCAATGTTCGGGTGCAATGATGCCTCTCAAGTCCTGAATGAGATTCATGAGTGCAAGAAAACGTACCCAAATGCTTATATCCGCTGCTTGGCATTTGACAATGAGCACCAGGGTCAGTGCATGGCCTTTGTCATTCAAAAACCCACCTGCAGCTAA